Proteins from a single region of Chryseomicrobium sp. FSL W7-1435:
- the arsC gene encoding arsenate reductase (thioredoxin): MEKKIIYFLCTGNSCRSQMADGWAKKYLDSNEWEVYSAGIEAHGVNPKAIKAMEEVGVDISTHTSDIIDSDLLNRATIAVTLCGDAADKCPLTPPSVRREHWGFPDPAKATGTDEEVWAVFQDVRDAIGKRIEEFAKTGN; the protein is encoded by the coding sequence ATGGAAAAGAAAATCATCTACTTTTTATGTACAGGGAACTCATGCCGCAGCCAAATGGCAGACGGATGGGCAAAGAAATACTTAGATAGCAATGAGTGGGAAGTGTACAGTGCAGGTATTGAAGCACACGGTGTCAATCCTAAGGCAATCAAAGCGATGGAAGAGGTGGGTGTTGATATTTCGACACATACTTCAGATATCATTGACTCAGATTTGTTGAACCGCGCAACAATTGCTGTTACACTATGCGGGGACGCAGCAGACAAGTGCCCGCTTACTCCACCTTCTGTTCGTCGTGAGCACTGGGGCTTTCCTGATCCAGCGAAAGCGACTGGAACAGACGAAGAAGTATGGGCGGTTTTCCAAGATGTGCGTGACGCAATAGGCAAGCGCATTGAAGAGTTTGCGAAGACAGGAAACTAA
- a CDS encoding IS1182 family transposase — protein sequence MFKNYNMNQLVLPLDIEMKLSKDDIAFSIDRLVETIPDEAFHEFRRDNGCPAYHPKMMLKIILCAYTQSTFSGRKIEDLTKDSLRIMWLAQGQQPSYRTINRFRVQPAMNALIKECFIQFRNRLVAEDLIDQDAIFIDGTKIEADANKFTFVWKRAVEKYLTSLTEKSKQMYEELFKANIMPALEVEEGLTAEQMSLMADKLEEHVHEKTAQIESTEDVAKRKKIRSERKEPKKLLKLIKDMLVRKHRYEIDLGIMGERNSYSKTDKDATFMRMKDDYMRNGQLKPGYNLQIATENQYTLAYAVFPNPSDSKTMVPFLDKIEDDFFELPEHIVADAGYGSEPNYNDILVKRQKTPLITYGQYLREQKKAYKNNPFQTANWTYDETTDSYECPNSKRLNFSHLSVRRDKTGFERQFKVYRAEDCGGCPFRSQCTKAHEGTNRTMSVNVTWEEQKEYVRTKLSEEKTGSIYRRRKTDVEPVFGFLKANLGFTRASVRTRPKVENDIGLALMAVNLRKYAARV from the coding sequence ATGTTTAAAAATTATAACATGAATCAACTAGTGTTACCTCTAGATATCGAGATGAAGTTATCAAAAGATGATATCGCCTTCTCTATCGACCGTCTGGTCGAGACTATCCCCGATGAAGCCTTCCACGAATTTCGACGTGACAATGGTTGTCCAGCTTATCACCCAAAGATGATGTTGAAGATCATTCTCTGTGCATACACCCAATCCACATTCTCCGGTCGCAAGATCGAAGACCTGACAAAGGACAGCCTAAGAATCATGTGGCTTGCCCAAGGACAACAACCCAGTTATCGTACGATCAACCGTTTCCGTGTACAACCCGCAATGAACGCACTCATCAAAGAATGTTTCATCCAGTTCCGCAATCGTCTTGTGGCAGAAGACCTGATCGATCAAGATGCGATCTTCATTGATGGGACCAAGATCGAGGCGGACGCAAACAAGTTCACATTCGTCTGGAAACGAGCCGTAGAAAAATATCTGACAAGCCTGACTGAGAAATCCAAGCAGATGTATGAAGAACTTTTCAAAGCCAACATCATGCCTGCTCTAGAGGTCGAGGAAGGTCTCACGGCTGAACAGATGTCCTTGATGGCGGACAAGCTCGAAGAGCATGTCCACGAGAAGACGGCGCAGATCGAGTCCACCGAAGACGTGGCTAAACGAAAGAAGATACGATCAGAACGAAAAGAACCAAAGAAGCTACTAAAACTGATCAAGGACATGCTTGTCCGAAAACATCGTTATGAGATCGACCTGGGGATCATGGGTGAGCGAAACAGTTATTCCAAGACTGACAAGGATGCCACGTTCATGCGGATGAAAGATGATTATATGAGGAACGGTCAATTGAAACCTGGCTACAACTTACAGATCGCAACAGAAAATCAATATACTCTGGCTTATGCAGTATTCCCAAATCCAAGTGACTCGAAGACGATGGTTCCTTTCCTAGACAAAATTGAAGATGATTTCTTCGAACTTCCTGAACATATCGTGGCGGATGCGGGTTATGGCAGCGAGCCGAACTATAACGACATCCTAGTGAAACGCCAAAAGACACCACTCATCACTTATGGTCAGTATCTTCGAGAACAGAAGAAGGCCTATAAAAACAACCCATTCCAGACAGCGAATTGGACCTATGACGAAACAACGGATTCCTATGAATGCCCTAACTCTAAACGTCTTAACTTCTCCCATTTGAGCGTACGCAGAGACAAGACTGGTTTCGAACGCCAGTTTAAAGTATATCGAGCGGAAGACTGTGGCGGTTGTCCATTCCGATCACAGTGTACAAAGGCACACGAGGGAACCAATCGCACGATGTCTGTGAATGTCACCTGGGAAGAACAAAAAGAATATGTGAGAACCAAGCTTTCAGAAGAAAAGACCGGGTCTATCTATCGCCGTCGCAAGACGGACGTGGAACCAGTTTTTGGATTCTTGAAAGCTAATTTGGGTTTCACTCGTGCCTCCGTTCGCACTCGACCAAAGGTCGAGAACGATATCGGATTGGCACTTATGGCGGTGAACTTGAGAAAATATGCGGCCAGAGTGTAG